Proteins co-encoded in one Pocillopora verrucosa isolate sample1 chromosome 1, ASM3666991v2, whole genome shotgun sequence genomic window:
- the LOC131788787 gene encoding LOW QUALITY PROTEIN: uncharacterized protein (The sequence of the model RefSeq protein was modified relative to this genomic sequence to represent the inferred CDS: inserted 5 bases in 5 codons; deleted 3 bases in 3 codons), whose protein sequence is MEGFPWRITLFTLFLATGVFCRSGNHKREGKTKRYQFPFLAANEIPQSQWTGSLSQEPVAQQSSLPFYDNQINQSPEGSFTGQQNQLMSSPAVPIATNEMFDDATNRDQLTSTSLSFLQSQYETHNSPSNANKVDYFEPNESQETPPYLDSKQFADNGPTREDLKTIQPLLESENDIAKAIIKDSWSQDTALSSPRQAVSEGLATSHQMANVNLNNKPVLKENPSKQVTHNNLISDELIHAAFYQEKPSKHVNHSDFVSDQVLPPSSNKQNPSFSSQASFSSSAKTVNKIPSDDSSILITNSTKHHGHDLVTPSLKMMPSFVKNDSLGEANSSTSDSNNEWFSNATIAQENTTEASSKNDQSTTKEYTAADYLQSLYPELSVFKAPFEIDEKNPSASKASFLHQSEHLSSLSSLSSLLSRNRTVHDNNSLTSIKLGTKNMIGSNKLSPEMQRKIQKALLMSLLHSTKSRERSTVKHGSHIRGYLSSASDMLLTRSRKLSGKEAPGYRYLTEAGAKLLPAHIFSPLGSEFKDTLGSTSPPSKSSPLPQVQANSIQPTEATAAPIEPTQMGIIQPKTNAKLEPTGPPAIEPTQGGMVPSPPKDSAQKDTIGGSRILTKNREKASLSSHTKKVIKSTFDKVAATKNSENLKKQPGFIPSLAVPTGAVLSKPAILTKERFLPSESDYVKLKNNVFEKDNDVKNNWERKKPKINSTKQRSSSHEMTAVEKGRAESLXSPLQEKARPESQNYLGNSRFHVSKNPVSDLSPNHPRERRQVLLPLPLLQGNGNPQQFEQSLFPGQLPDPPFLPTLPQLQQPVPQYLPTQSLPGFLPQFTPAPQAMDQLSLLGQPDARSQFPLQQAFNDQIPQNLFAPQQPFPDSGISFRAPPQPSLQQLSSTLGLTPIQHILPQRVSQTRSDFAPNEPMNSXGQDLSPVTVNVPMAAPQKIPSFLTASQVYKDFEDVNSRSHLSDDIIRSQSDPARNEFTPEDDQLPEEPKYDKFAYENDKKMWGLDNGYNEDEDIDGMGAHSRKEHRLHHTLEYSDGIDESHPTSKLRYGSGGRRHYRPRPLQSEHWVDEDTADRLNGKEIIGHNEGIDEELNDVGAHPADETTENAIKEDSYQTPHHKHHHSLKYIRPSSDDKEGDDAIENTKTTESETGVPVSDTDTVEPDTDSSEDGEQDHQSEANTSNDKTXRNEELQDGLEESPSEETPSVFPSTTSSVSAPKPTPVPPSSSIREEIIRKLARSAVMHLNFDGKPVKPDDKVVHDQSGNTNDADLANGAEISNRTMGSCGRVADLKHGEVMYKANHFTRKPTKAASIAMWIKSRKPGLVRWFDVDDGKEKDSAKKMVKVPKNQWIHLAGTFDSKDGVARVYVNGKLISETIGKKNKGLPDDFTATGIGQKFGDKFISFLDDVFMFDRVITPAEVKMLYKKCEFNRMVLHYGFQKANVSTHQVMDQSGLDNNATLEGGAHILNSGCDKCGACLDASNDKMPSVYLDGRNFNHKPTTAISIASWISLNRTKGRHSIFQAVSNKYNDEWHDIYNLEVXNGKLHWRHKTSNGDVAFNVKTDDVAIPEGLWSHVTATYSSESGDAKIYVNGLLKGTYGNPRKPKLSDSWGRILIGGHLPDGXNFGGLLDEIFIYNWELDQSEVRFVLKYCADKPKLVSFTVRVPLFKRQRVQSAPTALRSL, encoded by the exons ATGGAGGGATTCCCTTGGCGGATTACCTTGTTCACTTTGTTCTTGGCTACCGGCGTTTTCTGTCGATCAGGAAATCATAAACGTGAAG GAAAGACCAAACGATATCAATTTCCCTTTCTCGCCGCAAACGAAATTCCCCAGTCACAATGGACTGGTTCGTTATCACAAGAGCCGGTGGCGCAACAGTCCTCGCTTCCATTCTACGACAACCAAATAAATCAGTCTCCTGAAGGAAGCTTCACTGGGCAGCAGAATCAGCTTATGTCCTCACCTGCAGTGCCTATTGCCACAAACGAAATGTTTGACGATGCTACAAACCGAGATCAACTCACCTCCACAAGTCTGTCATTTCTACAAAGTCAATATGAAACACACAACTCGCCCTCTAACGCGAATAAGGTGGATTATTTTGAACCCAACGAGAGCCAAGAAACACCACCTTATTTGGATTCAAAACAATTCGCAGACAATGGACCAACAAGGGAAGACTTAAAAACAATCCAACCCCTCCTCGAGAGTGAGAATGACATCGCTAAAGCGATTATCAAAGATTCGTGGTCACAAG ATACAGCACTTTCATCTCCGAGACAAGCTGTCAGCGAGGGTCTGGCAACTTCACACCAAATGGCTAACGTCAACTTGAACAACAAACCGGTTCTAAAAGAAAACCCCTCCAAGCAGGTCACCCATAATAATCTCATTTCGGACGAACTAATTCACGCTGCCTTCTATCAAGAAAAGCCTTCCAAGCATGTAAACCAtagtgattttgtttcagaccaGGTCCTACCACCTAGCTCGAATAAACAAAACCCATCGTTTTCTTCACAAGCATCATTTTCGTCGTCCGCAAAAACAGTTAATAAAATTCCCAGTGACGACTCATCAATATTGATCACAAACTCAACAAAACACCACGGACACGATTTAGTGACACCATCGCTTAAAATGATGCCATCCTTTGTGAAAAATGATTCCCTAGGCGAGGCGAATTCGTCTACTTCAGATTCAAACAACGAATGGTTTTCCAACGCCACAATAGCTCAGGAAAATACCACCGAGGCTTCTTCTAAGAACGACCAATCAACAACGAAAGAATATACGGCAGCCGATTATTTACAAAGTCTTTATCCAGAACTATCGGTCTTCAAAGCACCGTTTGAAATTGATGAAAAGAATCCATCCGCGTCGAAGGCTTCGTTTCTTCATCAATCAGAGCATttgtcatcattgtcatcattgtcatcTTTGCTTTCCAGGAATCGAACAGTTCACGATAACAACTCTCTGACTTCAATTAAGCTGGGTACTAAAAATATGATTGGGTCGAACAAACTCTCCCCAGAAATGCAACGTAAAATTCAAAAGGCCCTCCTTATGTCTTTGTTGCATTCAACTAAGTCCAGGGAGAGATCCACGGTAAAACACGGTTCTCATATACGGGGGTACCTGTCTTCGGCATCGGACATGCTCTTGACAAGATCGAGAAAGCTATCAGGTAAGGAAGCACCAGGTTACAGGTATCTAACAGAAGCTGGTGCCAAACTTCTGCCTGCGCATATTTTCTCACCACTTGGGAGTGAGTTTAAGGACACACTAGGCTCCACTTCTCCTCCATCTAAATCGAGTCCCTTGCCACAGGTCCAAGCAAATAGCATACAACCGACAGAAGCAACCGCTGCTCCAATTGAGCCAACCCAAATGGGAATAATTCAGCCAAAAACTAATGCTAAACTAGAACCTACCGGCCCTCCAGCCATTGAACCAACGCAGGGTGGAATGGTTCCTAGCCCACCGAAGGATTCAGCCCAGAAAGATACAATTGGCGGAAGCAGAATATTAACTAAAAATAGGGAAAAAGCATCACTTTCGTCACACACAAAGAAGGTGATAAAATCAACGTTTGACAAAGTAGCAGCTACAAAGAACTCTGAAAATCTAAAAAAACAGCCTGGATTTATTCCATCTCTAGCTGTGCCAACCGGGGCTGTGCTGTCCAAACCGGCCATTTTAACTAAGGAGAGATTTCTACCCTCTGAAAGTGATTATGTGAAATTGAAGAACAACGTGTTTGAGAAAGATAATGATGTAAAAAACaattgggaaagaaaaaaaccaaagattAATTCTACTAAACAAAGATCATCCTCACATGAGATGACAGCAGTTGAAAAGGGCCGGGCAGAATCCT GTTCTCCCTTACAGGAGAAGGCAAGGCCAGAAAGTCAGAATTACCTAGGGAACAGTAGATTTCACGTCTCAAAAAATCCTGTGTCAGACCTGTCACCAAATCACCCCAGAGAACGAAGACAAGTACTACTCCCATTGCCACTCCTCCAAGGGAATGGAAATCCACAACAATTTGAGCAATCGTTGTTTCCTGGACAACTTCCTGATCCACCCTTTCTACCCACTTTGCCACAGCTGCAGCAACCAGTTCCACAATATTTACCAACGCAGTCTTTACCTGGTTTCTTACCACAGTTTACCCCTGCTCCTCAAGCAATGGATCAACTTTCATTGTTAGGACAACCAG acgCCCGTTCTCAATTTCCTCTGCAACAAGCGTTCAATGACCAAATCCCTCAAAATCTATTTGCACCTCAGCAGCCATTTCCAGACTCTGGAATCTCCTTTCGTGCACCACCTCAACCCTCACTACAGCAACTCAGCAGCACTTTAGGTTTGACTCCCATTCAACACATCTTGCCTCAGCGGGTTTCTCAAACAAGAAGCGACTTCGCACCGAACGAGCCCATGAACT TTGGTCAAGACCTGTCACCCGTGACCGTCAATGTTCCCATGGCGGCGCCGCAAAAGATTCCAAGTTTTTTGACCGCAAGTCAGGTGTACAAAGACTTTGAGGATGTCAATTCTAGGTCACATCTGTCAGATGATATTATTAGAAGTCAAA GTGATCCTGCTAGAAATGAATTTACTCCAGAGGATGATCAGTTGCCAGAAGAACCGAAGTACGACAAGTTCGCTTAcgaaaatgacaagaaaatgtGGGGATTAGACAACGGCTACAACGAGGACGAGGATATTGATGGTATGGGTGCACACAGTAGGAAAGAACACCGATTACATCACACCTTAG AATATTCAGATGGCATTGACGAATCGCATCCCACTTCTAAACTGAGGTACGGCTCAGGAGGTAGAAGACATTACCGTCCCAGACCTTTACAGAGCGAACATTGGGTTGATGAGGATACTGCTGACCGACtgaatggaaaagaaataattggACATAATGAAGGAATAGATGAAGAGTTAAACGATGTTGGAGCTCACCCGGCAG ATGAAACGACTGAAAATGCTATAAAAGAAGACTCGTACCAGACTCCCCATCACAAACATCACCATTCCCTGAAGTACATTAGACCCAGTTCAGACGACAAAGAAGGTGACGATGCCATTGAAAACACCAAAACAACGGAATCAGAAACAGGTGTACCAGTCAGCGATACTGACACAGTTGAACCAGACACAGACTCGTCTGAAGATGGCGAACAGGATCACCAATCTGAGGCAAACACCTCAAATGACAAGA GAAGGAACGAGGAACTTCAGGATGGTTTGGAAG AATCTCCAAGTGAAGAAACTCCAAGTGTTTTCCCTTCAACTACCTCCTCAGTGTCCGCACCCAAGCCAA CGCCAGTGCCACCTTCATCATCCAttagagaagaaataatcagGAAACTGG ctaGAAGTGCTGTTATGCACTTGAATTTTGACGGGAAGCCTGTCAAGCCTGACGATAAGGTTGTACATGATCAGTCTGGGAATACAAACGACGCTGATCTTGCCAACGGAGCTGAAATATCAAACCGGACAATGG GTTCGTGTGGTCGTGTTGCTGATCTTAAACACGGTGAAGTAATGTACAAAGCTAACCACTTCACCAGGAAACCGACCAAAGCAGCTTCCATAGCCATGTGGATTAAGTCCCGAAAGCCTGGTCTCGTTCGATGGTTTGATGTCGACGACGGTAAGGAAAAGGACAGTGCCAAGAAAATGGTGAAAGTTCCAAAGAATCAGTGGATTCACCTGGCAGGAACTTTTGACTCTAAGGATGGAGTTGCAAGAGTTTATGTAAATGGTAAACTGATTTCTGAAACAATCggcaagaaaaataaaggtcTGCCTGACGATTTTACGGCCACGGGAATAGGACAGAAATTTGGGGATAAGTTCATCTCCTTTCTAGATgatgtt ttcatgtttgatCGAGTTATAACCCCAGCAGAAGTTAAAATGCTCTATAAAAAGTGCGAGTTTAATCGAATGGTCCTGCACTACGGATTCCAAAAAGCGAACGTGTCTACTCACCAGGTAATGGATCAGTCAGGTCTGGATAACAATGCTACTCTGGAGGGAG GAGCACACATCTTAAACAGTGGTTGTGACAAATGCGGCGCATGTTTAGACGCATCCAACGATAAAATGCCAAGTGTGTACCTGGATGGGAGAAAC TTCAACCACAAACCTACTACGGCTATTTCGATTGCATCCTGGATCAGTTTGAAC CGAACCAAGGGACGTCATTCTATATTCCAGGCCGTGAGTAACAAATACAACGACGAATGGCACGACATTTACAACTTGGAGG TTAACGGAAAACTTCACTGGCGACACAAAACCTCAAATGGTGACGTAGCGTTTAACGTCAAAACTGACGATGTCGCCATACCTGAAGGGCTCTGGAGTCACGTGACTGCCACGTACAGTTCAGAATCCGGTGACGCAAAGATTTACGTGAACGGTTTGCTGAAAGGAACTTATGGCAATCCCCGAAAACCAAAGCTTTCCGATTCTTGGGGTCGCATTTTAATAGGGGGTCATCTACCTGATG AAAATTTTGGTGGCCTCTTGGATGAGATTTTCATATACAACTGGGAACTGGATCAGTCTGAAGTGCGCTTTGTGTTAAAATACTGCGCTGATAAACCAAAGCTTGTGTCCTTTACGGTGCGTGTGCCGCTGTTCAAAAGACAAAGAGTTCAGAGTGCTCCTACAGCCTTGCGATCTTTATAG
- the LOC131788759 gene encoding glycerol-3-phosphate acyltransferase 1, mitochondrial: MDPKLEEVFKKWEAHSSGPSRVANNEESQRQREERQREFRDNLEAPFRKPSRHRPRKRKSKREDFSFKPLTEMKFSVPPAVIPSIYKRKRPFMGEACNRCCQESKTLYEEGKPSWGMHNILSMELFRKQNFLKRSFCHIAYVWNCDISHQYPDMKKDVLQSARVKTRIISPAMQERPSSGQDIKTSEKERHKRISSVEENAVNILNGMAAVVYRKFVRFTTWFLFKLLRRMLFSIQIHKRQIDILKEASQDDKPLVFLPLHKSHMDYILLTFVLVTCDIKVPHVAAGDNLSIPFFGWILRHLGGFFIKRKLDHSSGKDELYKCILQEYVEQLLQNGQYLVFYIEGSRSRSGKAMVPKSGLLSLVVNSVTEGVVPDVNIVPVNISYDKVVDSGYTRELLGEVKRPESFWSTMKSIWRVIRTRYGNVRLDFGQPFSLQEFSRAMDQSQPMQEFAAKSLLRASDISSPKSSLVRNYSEVSLSEIGDDKCFTLTKALGYHVIHDSANCSAVMSTNMVAFLLMNNHRKGATFQELCASFDRLYREITSRGRDVGFSGKTAAVVRHALRLLEDDVTVTESRTGPQKDTVRVQVQPKGGLPHILNLAFYSNQVVSLFSLDAVLACAIFAAAEDSESFDTDDIEGQKIITQASIVEKAKNLCDVLQREFNLVPPCENLESALTEGLDKFTSSETLQIIAESDPVSSRGSQWGWDDDDEYTGEFDVTEIEYKLTNAEELLSKLQFLKSVVAPLIESYWVAACGLLWLRNQRFSDTEFLTALHYCAKERVHKGVAMFPESCSLEPFRNAVRIFKEWKVIQFNAESGITLCDAYNNGDALFDVIESINQFKL, from the exons ATGGATCCAAAGTTGGAAGAAGTATTTAAGAAGTGGGAGGCCCATAGTTCTGGCCCTTCTCGAGTAGCAAATAATGAAGAATCACAACGTCAGAGAGAAGAAAGGCAGAGAGAATTCCGTGATAATTTGGAAGCACCGTTCCGAAAACCCTCAAGGCACAGGCCAAGGAAGCGAAAATCGAAG CGAGAGGATTTCAGTTTCAAGCCACTAACAGAGATGAAGTTCAGTGTGCCTCCTGCAGTGATTCCttctatttacaaaagaaaGCGGCCATTTATGGGAGAAGCTTGTAACAGATGTTGCCAAGAGAGTAAG ACACTCTATGAGGAAGGCAAACCTTCATGGGGTATGCACAATATTCTTAGCATGGAGCTTTTTAGAAA acagaatttcttgaaaagaagTTTCTGCCATATAGCTTATGTGTGGAATTGTGACATCAGTCATCAATATCCTGATATGAAGAAGGATGTTTTACAGTCAGCCAG AGTAAAGACCCGCATTATTTCTCCTGCTATGCAAGAACGTCCATCATCAG GTCAGGATATCAAAACTTCAGAAAAAGAGAGACACAAGAGAATCAGTAGTGTTGAAGAAAATGCAGTTAACATCCTGAATGGGATGGCTGCAGTTGTCTACCGGAAGTTTGTGAG ATTCACCACTTGGTTTCTTTTCAAACTGTTGAGAAGAATGTTATTTAGTATACAGATTCACAAAAGGCAAATTGACATCTTGAAAGAAGCTTCTCAG GATGACAAACCTCTTGTGTTCCTACCACTTCATAAAAGCCACATGGATTATATCCTGCTGACTTTTGTGCTTGTTACATGTGATATTAAG GTTCCTCATGTGGCAGCAGGAG ATAACTTGAGCATACCATTTTTTGGGTGGATTTTAAGACACTTGGGTGGATTCTTTATCAAGCGTAAACTAGATCATTCCTCTGGGAAAGATGAGTTGTACAAGTGTATCCTTCAAGAG TATGTGGAACAGCTCCTTCAGAATGGACAATACCTTGTATTTTATATAG AGGGTAGTAGATCAAGAAGTGGAAAAGCCATGGTTCCAAAGTCTGGTCTTCTCTCTCTGGTCGTTAATTCAGTCACAGAAG GTGTAGTGCCAGATGTGAACATTGTTCCAGTGAACATCTCTTATGACAAG GTTGTGGATTCAGGTTATACAAGGGAACTTCTA GGTGAGGTTAAGAGACCAGAGTCATTCTGGAGCACAATGAAAAGCATCTGGCGCGTCATCAGAACAAGATATGGCAACGTCAGGCTCGACTTTGGCCAGCCATTTTCTCTCCAG GAATTTTCCCGAGCCATGGACCAATCTCAGCCAATGCAGGAATTTGCAGCCAAATCGTTACTCAGAGCATCCGATATCTCGTCGCCCAAGTCTTCTCTGGTGCGGAACTACTCTGAGGTCTCGTTAAGTGAGATCGGTGATGATAAGTGTTTCACCCTCACTAAGGCTCTTGGATATCACGTCATTCATG ATTCCGCGAACTGTAGTGCAGTTATGAGTACCAACATGGTCGCCTTCCTTCTCATGAACAATCATAGGAAG GGTGCTACATTTCAAGAACTGTGTGCGTCCTTTGACAGGCTGTACAGGGAAATAACCTCACGAGGAAG AGATGTTGGCTTTTCGGGAAAGACTGCAGCCGTTGTCCGTCATGCATTGCGACTTTTGGAAGATGACGTCACAGTAACGGAATCGCGGACAGGTCCTCAGAAGGATACAGTACGGGTTCAAGTTCAACCCAAGGGTGGTTTACCTCACATTCTGAATCTGGCATTTTACAGCAATCAG gttgtttcattattttccctGGACGCTGTCCTCG CTTGTGCAATTTTCGCCGCTGCAGAGGATAGTGAATCTTTTGATACAGACGACATCGAAGGCCAGAAAATAATTACTCAGGCGTCG ATAGTCGAGAAAGCGAAAAATTTGTGCGATGTTCTTCAGAGAGAGTTCAATTTAGTTCCG CCATGTGAGAACCTAGAGTCTGCTCTGACAGAGGGACTGGACAAATTCACGTCTAGTGAGACCCTACAGATCATAGCAGAG AGCGACCCCGTTAGTTCTCGAGGCAGTCAATGGGGATGGGATGACGACGATGAGTACACAGGAGAATTTGACGTCACGGAGATCGAGTACAAG TTAACCAATGCAGAAGAGCTGCTAAGCAAGCTTCAGTTTCTAAAGTCAGTGGTTGCTCCCCTGATAGAATCTTACTGGGTAGCAGCTTGTGGTTTACTTTGGCTCAGAAACCAGAGGTTCTCAG ATACAGAGTTTCTGACTGCTCTTCATTACTGTGCGAAAGAACGGGTCCATAAGGGAGTAGCAATGTTTC ccGAGAGTTGTTCACTGGAACCTTTCCGCAATGCCGTGCGCATCTTTAAGGAATGGAAAGTGATTCAATTCAACGCCGAGAGTGGGATAACGCTCTGCGACGCTTACAACAATGGAGATGCCCTTTTTGATGTGATTGAGAGCATCAATCAGTTTAAACTTTAA
- the LOC131788820 gene encoding complexin produces MATFAAKYLVSSATSGVTGRVGELGGDIGKTLSMENLNKKDIERAEKELNKEAKARKKKHHKMEAIREKLRSDMRGKYGIKKRRAHEPVETHTGILMPKSEKELLISPADKDQEEDDECVLCPCCSWLRLCCPCLYNGIKHS; encoded by the coding sequence ATGGCGACTTTTGCGGCCAAATATCTTGTATCGAGTGCAACAAGTGGCGTTACTGGCAGAGTTGGGGAATTAGGCGGAGATATCGGAAAAACActcagtatggagaatttgaataaaaaggacatagaaagagctgaaaaagaaCTGAATAAAGAGGCGAAggcaaggaaaaagaaacaccatAAAATGGAAGCAATAAGAGAAAAACTACGATCTGACATGAGAGGAAAATACGGAATCAAAAAAAGGCGAGCCCACGAACCAGTTGAGACACATACTGGAATATTGATGCCAAAAAGTGAGAAAGAACTACTGATAAGTCCTGCCGATAAAGATCAGGAAGAGGACGATGAATGTGTACTTTGTCCTTGCTGTTCATGGCTTCGTTTATGTTGTCCTTGTTTATATAACGGTATCAAACATTCGTGA
- the LOC131788785 gene encoding protein O-mannose kinase: MAVNWKIYFIPLPLLLLTYYLLFSGRKATKRNDHHKGRQSGAERNNGKPECPSNFQVVDETCVRCPRGHFSFRGWIACLQWLDCTSIALDVRTRRRIGIPGHLNAVKEVYLADWQGYDVVYSKCTSDLYYEDCLHGMHMVEGLQRSEFVVQLIGICYNDSLEMVTGYYKHGSADTLDELLERPELGHFNTLETRFQLGIDYVKILQFLHNSPLGVRVMCDSNDITKTLSQYLITNDFHLVINDLDALPEVKADEGELIKCGHRELYGDFVAPEQLWPYSRPFDDEEMPPYDEKIDIWRIPNVVDKLLGRVHNSNYVRRLLIGIHESCKQEDPEERPSATEVLEVFLNVQKIISAGTRQDL; encoded by the exons atggcggtCAATTGGAAAATCTACTTCATTCCACTTCCTCTTCTGTTATTAAcctattatttattattttctggACGAAAAGCAACCAAAAGAAACGATCATCACAAAGGAAGGCAAAGCGGTGCTGAAAGAAATAACGGAAAACCAGAGTGCCCGTCTAATTTTCAGGTAGTTGACGAAACTTGCGTTCGTTGCCCGCGCGGCCATTTTAGTTTTCGAGGTTGGATTGCGTGTTTACAATGGTTAGATTGTACCAGTATCGCTCTTGACGTGAGAACTAGACGCAGAATTGGTATTCCAGGTCATTTGAATGCGGTCAAAGAAGTCTATTTGGCGGATTGGCAGGGGTATGATGTGGTGTATAGTAAATGCACGAGTGACCTTTATTACGAAGATTGCCTACATGGAATGCATATGGTGGAAGGCCTTCAAAGGAGTGAATTTGTAGTACAGCTCATTGGCATTTGCTATAATGACAGTCTAGAG ATGGTAACAGGATATTACAAGCATGGCTCAGCAGACACACTTGATGAACTCCTGGAGAGACCAGAACTTGGTCACTTCAACACTCTAGAAACAAGATTTCAACTAGGCATAGACTATGTTAAAATCCTCCAATTTCTTCATAACAGTCCTCTTGGTGTGCGGGTCATGTGTGATTCAAATGACATAACCAAGACATTGTCACAGTACCTGATAACAAATGATTTTCATCTTGTCATCAATGATCTTGATGCTTTACCAGAAGTAAAAGCAGATGAAGGTGAACTGATCAAGTGTGGTCACAGAGAACTGTATGGTGATTTTGTAGCCCCTGAACAGTTGTGGCCTTACTCACGCCCTTTTGATGATGAAGAAATGCCTCCCTATGATGAAAAGATTGACATCTGGAGAATACCCAATGTTGTTGACAAACTGCTAGGCCGAGTTCATAATAGTAACTATGTCAGACGCCTTCTGATAGGGATTCATGAGTCTTGTAAACAAGAAGATCCAGAAGAGAGGCCATCAGCTACTGAGGTTCTTGAAGTATTTTTGAAtgtacagaaaattatttcggCAGGAACGAGGCAGGACCTCTAA